The DNA region ACCCGCCGGAGACGCCGCTAAGTATTTATGACGCTGGCACACATCACAAGCTTGCACAAAATCCTGAATCGTGCGAGTCATGCCACGCCAATAGATGTTAGCAGCTATGCGTCTATAGGTACGCAAGAAACCAGAGTGACCCCCGTGTGGAGAAGTATGAAACTCTTGTAGCATTTGAGGAATAAGAGAAGAAGTTATGGACAGGACAAGGCGGTTATGGTAAAACAGGGCCCCTCGAATCAGACTGTACCCTGGATGTGCTTGAGGATTGTGAGCCAATGCTTCAATTATAGCTTTCAACTTAGGATCACGTTGAACCTCGTCGTGCACCACCCCCTGTTCTTCCCATCGAGGATACGAAATTAGAGGACAAAGTTCCCCTGTCTCTTCCCTGCGAGATAAAGCATCTGCCCCACGGTTGCTCTTCCCAGGCTTGTACACGATGTCAAAATTGTACCCTAGAAGCTTTGCAGCCCAGTTTTGTTGATCCCCTGTCACAATTTTCTGGTGTAAAAACTCCTTAAGGCTCCTTTGATCTGTAGATACCACAAATTTACGACCCAACAAATATGGCCTCCAGTGTTGGAGCGCTAAAGCAACAGCCATCAACTCTTTTTCGTAGGCAGACTCAGCCAAATTCCTTGGCCCCAAGGCCTTACTGAAGTAAGCTATAGGATGATTTCCTTGCAGTAAAATCGCCCCAATTCCCGCTCCAGATGCATCACATTCCAAACGAAATTCCTGAGAAAAATCAGGCAAAACCAAGACGGGAGCAGAAGTCAGCTTTTGCTTGAGGATATCAAATGCCTCCTGAGCCTGTGCCCCCCACTTGAAAGCTTCCTTCTTGGTAAGCTCTGTCAATGGCTTCGCAATCTTCCCATAGTCCTGAATAAACTTGCGATAATACCCCGTTAGTCCTAAAAAACCACGAACTCCCTTCACATTCTTGGGGACTGGCCACGCTTGCACACTAAGGACCTTGTTGGGATCTACAGCCACTCCCTGTTCAGAGATGAGGTGCCCCAAATATTCCACTGACTTTGTAGCAAAAAGACATTTCTTcttgtcaaataaccactttatcccaaaagcttaagctattgggtaagggccacattaatggttttatattatattctaacatgccccctcacgcaagagccctttgggcttgaagcgtggataattgcacaggcccacctaccatgtgcttaatcaaattccactttttaattagaaagtgaggggagcaatgatcgaactctagacctctcggccatagaggctctgataccatgtcaaataaccactttatcccaaaagcttaagctattgggtaagggccacattaatggttttatattatattctaacacttcTTATTAGCAGTCAAGCAATGCTGCTGTAAGAGACTCAAGACTTTCTCCAATTGCAGCAAGTGTGCCTCCCAGGTTTTGCTATAAACTAGAATGTCGTCAAAAAACACCAGTGCCCCTTTCCTTAGCATAGGTCGAAACACCTCATTCATGAGGCTCTGAAACGTCGAAGGGGCATTCATTAAACCGAAAGGCATGACCAAGTATTCATAATGTCCTTCGTGAGTTCGAAAAGCTGTTTTGTGGATGTCCTCTTCCCTAACCAAGACCTGGTGATACCCTGACTTTAAATCCAGCTTGGAGAAGAAAACTGAACCATGGAGCTCATCTAGCAGTTCCTCAATCACCGGAATTGGGAATTTGTCGAGCACAGTCACCCTATTCAAAGCCCTATAATCTACACACATACGCCAAGTTTGGTCTTTCTTTTTAACCAAAATAACCGGGCTTGAATAAGCGCTTGTACTACGCCTGATAACACCTGCTGAGAGCAACTCCTTCACTTGCCTTTCGATTTCATTCTTCTGATGGTGTGGATAGCGATATGGCCTCACGTTCACCGGCCCTTGCCCCTCCATGATCGTGATTCCATGTGCTCTGCCCCGGCTTGGAGGTAGGCCCTGTTTTTCTTGGAACACTTCCACAAAGGCTTGCAGCAACTGCTCCAGCTCTTTCAACTGACTTGGGGGTAAACTCTCCTGAGGTTGCGAGGGTGCCTGCTTGAAATTCTTTACTCCTCGAAAGTCTTGCTCTTTCTCTCCTGGTGTTAGGATACTCTGCAAAGCGACCATTTTCTCATCTTCAGCACGAACCCCTTGCAACGTGACCCACTCGCGATTACTCCAAAAACTCATCCTGTGAACATCCCAATTGACCAGTGTGTCCCCCAAAGTCCTCAACCATTCGATTCCCAGCACTATGTCAGGCCCCCCCAAATCAAACAACTGAGGTGCGCATTGCAATTGATAGCCCCCGAGGTCGAGTAACAACCCAACACAGCGACCCTGGGCTTGTGCTTTGTATCCATCACCAAGCTTGACCGTCATCAACGGGGTCTCCACCGTTTCCCAACCCATCCTGCGCACCACTCGACAATCGGCGAAGTTATGGGTAGCCCCGCTGTCCGCAAGCACCATCACCGGAATTCCATCTATGGTTCCTCTAAGACGCATCGTTCGGGGCATGTCACCAGCTTTCCCTCCAAAATCACCCAAACTCATCAAACTAAGCTCGCACTCCGGATCCTCCCCATCTTCCTTGACCTCCATTGCTAGAATTTTACTGTCCTCgagctcttcttcttcatcctcgagAATGAGAAGACGAAGGTGTCTATCGGGGCGAACGTGATTTGGGTGGTATGGTCCGCCACACTTAAAGCAAAGGCCCTTTTGGCGACGCTCCATCAGCTGAGGATAAGACAAATGATTGAAGCCCCGATCTCTTGGCCCAACTCGTCGAGTCTCTCCAACATTTTTTGTTTGCTCTGTTCGTGGTGGATTAGAATTGGGCCTTGCACTTGTTGGGCTTGTTTCCTTGTTCCCACGGACCCACACCCAATCAGCTCCTCCTGCCTTGTTGGATCCTCCAAACCCGGTTCATGTACCCGTTCCCCCAAATCGATTAGATCGAGCCTGACCCGATCCCCCATCACCCCTAACCTCCTTCTCTACCGCTCGCGTCACTACGAGCAAACGAGCTCGATTCACTCCACCCATGGCTACTAAGTTGCGAACCTTGCCACGAATATCATCCTTCAACCCGTGTAAGAAATACCCCTGGTACTGCTTTTCCGGTAGCTTGGGGATCTGCGCTGTCAAGTACTCAAAATCCGTTATGTATTCCTCCACCGTGCCTCGCTGACGGAGCTCGGAAAGCTGCTCATAGACGTCCCCATCACCGTTGCTGCCGTAACGTTCCAGTAACGCATCGCGGAAACGATCCCACGTCAGCTCCTCCTCCGATTCGAGGAGGGAGTTGTAAAAATGGATGGTGCCTCCCTCCATGCTCAGTTGAGCCAAACTTACTTTGACTTCCGGCGACGTCTCCTGCACCTTGAAATAGATCTCAGCGCGTGAGATCCATCCCGCTGGGTCCTTCCCATCAAACATCGGCAACTCTACTTTCTTTACTGAGTGACGGAACTCGTTCAAGGCCTCGCCTTGCAGCACAGGTTGGTTCGAACCCACCCCTTTTCCTCCGGTTGAATCTGGGGTTTTCTCCCCAGACTCGACATCAATGGCGACGGATTTTCTCACCGCCTTCTCTACCATCGCTACCGGTGTGGTAGGTAGGTCCTTCATCGCGGATGTTACCGCCGTGAGCGTGGTGCGCATAGCAGCCAGCTCACTCTCCAGCGCATCGATCTTGGCTTCCATTTGGACGGCTAGACCCTTGGTCTTCTTGGTTGGCATTCACTAGCTCCGATGAACtatccggcaggtcggaccaaatTGTTAGGAAACGTTTCTTCCCTAACAATGAAACAAGCAAGCAAACAGAGAAATAGCAGAGGAAACAGATTATTTATTGATTGACTTGGATGAATTACAGAGAAGGGGAATGATCCCTAATTCTGACAAGAGCAAGCTCCTAATAGGAAGCTTAATGCTTCCTACCCATTTCTCTAAAAAGGTATGAATTTAGGTAACCTCTCAACCCCTCTCCAACGTCCTTCTTATACAAGATCTAAATACAATCTACCCTTTCTCTCTCTGCCATCTGCCATTCTGTTAGGGACTCGTTAGTTAGCAGAAGATTCCCCTTTTCCCCCATTTCCCCTTCTAGAATACACTTTCCACACCTTGGGCCCTACGTCATCTTGTACCAGAGGCCCACTTTGATTCCCTCCTCTAACAACACACAAAGTACAATGGTACAAAAAGGAAAGATCATGCTAAATCTCAAAGGTTAGGAGAAGTTTGTTTGTAGAATGCTGAATGATCCACCTCACTATGAATCATGCCAAAATTTAGAAATTCTCCCGAACCATGCTCAAGAAGGCTGCTAAAAGTCATATAAAGCCTTATGAAGACGACACACATTATACACAAGTCTACCCTGAGCAACAAAATCAGGTGGTTGCTTAAACCTCCTCCACTAAATAGCCATCTAGAAATGCATCTTAATGTCCAACTAGTATAAAGGCCAACGACACACGGAACCTGTAGAAAGAAATAAACGAACAGGCACCATTCTGGCTACTGGTGAGAACGTATCACAATAGTCTAGGCCAAACACCTGAGTATACCATTTGGTTACAAGATGGACCTTCAAACGGTCAACCTTCCCACAGGGAACAACTATAACAGTGTAAATCAAACAACACCCAACTGTAATCCCTGGAGAAGAGGGAATCAGGGAACGAGAGTCATGTCTGATTAGACTCTAAAGCAGCCTGGAATATTACTCGAGGTTCTTTCTATAGCATGAGTCTAGTGACGCATACATGAAATTTTTAGGGGTGTTTGGTTATTTCAAAGATGGCTTCTGAATATTGATATCGCATGGAAATCTTCTGTGGCAGCTTGTTGTAGGAAGAATAACTTGTTATACAGACTATGTTAAAGAGTTTATCCAATTGGAACACTACTACCAGTTTCACAAATTGAAGGAAACCAAGTTTCTATGCAATGTAGGATCAGCACTGCTGGCAGTATTAAGTTTAAGAATTCAGGGGATACAACAACAGTTTACCTGATTCTCTTCCCAATTTTCTTAAAAGGAGCACCATCCTTGCAAACAGCTATTCCCTTCTCCAAGCATTCCTCAGTTACcttacaaaagaaaaagaatgcctCATCTATAATCTAAATAATTGCACAACTGGCATTGCAAAATAAAGAATTAAATTCGAAATAGAAAATGCAAATACAGAAAGGAAGAAGTATGCCATCAAATAAGGTACATGCCCATACTAACACAATCAAGACAACAGGAAAAAGAGATAAagcaaattttcttttttcacaTACATATCAGCTTAAAATATTCACCTTAACAAGGTTTTTCATTGCATCACTGACTTCCCCACAAAAAAATGTCTTCGATGTGTCACCATGATATCCCTAAAACAGCACATAGAATAGTAAGCAATTACTTAATCATTAACAGAAAGCAATAGAATTTATAAAGCATAAAGCATTAGTAACTATCACAGTATTGGTACCCAAACCCAACACAAATAGGCCACAACCGATATGTATGAGAAAAAGTAACTGCAACATTTAGCATCATAAAATAAATTCCAACAGTAAAATTTAATATGCATGAGAGAATTCTATCTACTGATAACAGATTGagttatgagagaaaaatagtaataaattcTCATTCCCCCCActaacaaattaaaaataaaatcatgttCATGTTTTCACAGAAGTATGGAGAAAGGCTTTTTCCAACTGGCTGTGATCACTTAaaccaaattaatttttttgagagAAGTGAGAAACATACATTCAGGTAGACTGTCACATCAATGTTAATAATATCACCATTCTGCAAAACAGATAATTATCATAAGTTGTGTTTGGGTAAGATGCATACAAGGGATAAAGCAAAAAAAGCAATTTAGGCTTGTAAACCTGTAACTGCCGAGAATCAGGTATTCCATGGCACAGGCATTCATTAACTGATGTGCACACACTTTTTGGAAATCCACCATAGCCAAGGGGAGAGGGATAGGCACCAGCATCAATTATCATTTGATGCACTGCTTTATCAATTTCATTAGTTGTTACAGAAGGCTGACAATAAAAGCCAAGATTAAGTCAGATAATAAAGCAGCACAAGGTAATTATCATGCCAAACCCACAATTTAACATTTGGAATTCTGGATTATCAAATAATACTCAAACAAGGTTGTGTAGATAAAGCTCCAAATATTATTGGCTTAAAGCTTTTAAACATTCCCTATCAAAAAATGTTCTAAACTGATCAATCAGTGCGTCCTTCCACTCAAAAGATTAAAGGAGTCCAAAGTTTTCCTACTAACTggccattttttcaattttcaactgAAACCTGTTTTTATTGATCATTCATTCCAGCACAAAGGAAAAATGTTCTAAACTGATCAATCAGTGCGTCCTTCCACTCAAAGGATTAAAGGAGTCCAAAGTTTTCCTACTAACTGgccatttttcaattttcaactgAAACCTGTTTTTATTGATCATTCATTCCAGCACAAAGGAAAAGTGATTATTAACTTATGATGACCAGCACCTCCGCCATGTGTAAAAAGAACCTATTTCCCTTCACATCAAATCTAATATAAAAATTCCACTATACAGCAGCATACAAGGAACTTTGTCCAGAAGAGCCAAATTATGAAGaaatagtaatttaaaaaaaacttctatCTTGCAAGAGAAAGTGAATAtcagataaataaattatacaTGTAGTATGCTAGTAAGAGGAAATCTTACCCTAACCAAAGTTCCTGCAAATTTTAAGACACGAGCTGCAAGCTCACATGCAGCCCTCATTCGAGCTATACCTTCAGAATCGTGGATTTGATACTCACTTGCAATTTCAGGAAGTATATTTAAACCTACATAAGGAGGTCTTGGTATGTGATCAGGGACAGGGAGCGATGGTGATACTCTTCCGCGCATTAACGGAGGCCTTTTTTTAACTTTTGTCACAACTTGAAGTTCACGTTCTCTTCATATGACCAGACAATGAAAAATAATCTTTATATAAGTTGCATCAATCTTTTCTActactaaataaaaattaaaccttaAATT from Lotus japonicus ecotype B-129 chromosome 2, LjGifu_v1.2 includes:
- the LOC130739584 gene encoding methionine aminopeptidase 1B, chloroplastic isoform X1 encodes the protein MALSHTAILQLSSSFHGEASPSSSNSASIMGSPLTLSRSTPLPGNQSLSRKQFVVFARKMSGLEEAMKIRRERELQVVTKVKKRPPLMRGRVSPSLPVPDHIPRPPYVGLNILPEIASEYQIHDSEGIARMRAACELAARVLKFAGTLVRPSVTTNEIDKAVHQMIIDAGAYPSPLGYGGFPKSVCTSVNECLCHGIPDSRQLQNGDIINIDVTVYLNGYHGDTSKTFFCGEVSDAMKNLVKVTEECLEKGIAVCKDGAPFKKIGKRISEHAEKYGYGVEERFVGHGVGTVFHSEPLIFHHRNDKTGCMVEGQTFTIEPILTLGSTESITWPDNWTTLSADGSPAAQFEHTILITRTGAEILTIC
- the LOC130739584 gene encoding methionine aminopeptidase 1B, chloroplastic isoform X2, coding for MALSHTAILQLSSSFHGEASPSSSNSASIMGSPLTLSRSTPLPGNQSLSRKQFVVFARKMSGLEEAMKIRRERELQVVTKVKKRPPLMRGRVSPSLPVPDHIPRPPYVGLNILPEIASEYQIHDSEGIARMRAACELAARVLKFAGTLVRPSVTTNEIDKAVHQMIIDAGAYPSPLGYGGFPKSVCTSVNECLCHGIPDSRQLQNGDIINIDVTVYLNGYHGDTSKTFFCGEVSDAMKNLVKVTEECLEKGIAVCKDGAPFKKIGKRISEHAEKYGYGVEERFVGHGVGTVFHSEPLIFHHRNDKTGCMVEGQTFTIAIDEWWTCLQSVL